The genomic interval GCACCCGCGACCTGCTGGACCTCGTCGTCCGCGCGCGGGTCCTGGCCCTGCCCGGCATCGTGCTGCGGGAGGGCACCGAGGCGGTCGCCCTGCTCGGTGACGTCCGCCGGGTCACGGGCGTACGGGTCCGGGACGCCGGTACGGGCGCCGGCGGGACGCTGGAGGCCGATCTGGTAGTCGACGCCTCCGGGCGGGGCTCGCGGGCCGCGCGCCGGCTCACCGAGCTGGGGCTGCCGGTCGTCCACGAGGAGACCGTGGACTCCGGGCTGGTCTACGCCACCCGGATCTTCCAGGCACCGCCGGAGTCCGAGCGGTTCCCGGTCGTCAGCGTCCAGGCCGACCCGCGCCGGCGGAGGCCGGGCCAGGGCGCCGTGCTGGTCCCCGTCGAGGGCGGCCGCTGGCTGGTCACCACCTCCGGCACCCGGGGCGGGGAACCCTCGGGGGAGGCGGGGGAGTTCGAGCCGTTCCTCCGGGCCCTGCGCGATCCGCTCATCGCCGACCTCGTCGCGCGCGCCGAGCCGCTGACGGACGTGGCGCTCACCCGCAGCACGGTCAACCGGCGCCGGTTCTTCGAGCGGCTGCCCGCGCCGCCCGACGGGTTCGTCGCCCTTGGGGACGCCCTCGCGACCTTCAACCCCGTGTACGGGCAGGGCCTTTCGGTGGCGGCCCGGAGCGCCGTGGTGCTGCGCGACACGCTCGCCCTGCGGAGCGTCCGTGCGCCGGGTCTGGCCCCGGACCTCCAGCGACGGGTCGCCCGCGCGGCGAGCGGGCCCTGGGACCTGGCCACCGGCGAGGACATCAACTACCCCGGCGCGATCGGCGCGCCGCCGCCGGCGGCCACCCGGCTGCTGCGCGGCTATGTCCAGCGGCTGATGCGGACGGCGACCGGCGACCCGGTGGTGCTGAAGGCGCTGATGGACGTGATGACGCTGTCCGCGCCGATGACCGAGCTGCTCAGACCGTCCGTGGCGCTCTGCGTCGCGCGCGGCCCCGGGCGGGCCGGTCGCCGGGGCGGGCCGCCGATCACGGCGGCGGAGCTCGCGCTGTGCGGGCTGCCGCCGCGCTGAGGGGTCAGCGGCGCAGCGCCACCGGCGGCAGGAACTCCCGCTCCAGCGTGCGGTGCCACCAGGCGCCGGTGGCCCGCAGCTCCCGCCACGTGGTGAAGCGGTAGAGGTAGACCCGGGCCCGTACGTACGTGGGCGGGGCGCCGGGGAAGGGGTTGTGGCGCAGCAGCCGCAGGGTGTCCCGGTCGCCCTCCAGCAGCCGCTCGACGAACGGGCCGAACCAGGACTGCGCGTAGGCCGGCGAGATCCCCGCGAACCACATCATCCAGTCGAGCCGCAGGTGGTACGGGGCGAACTGGCGCGGCAGCCGACGGGGGTCGCCGGGCTTGCCCTTGAAGCCGTACTCCCGCCACACCGTGCCGGGGCCGACCTCCGCCGTGTCCGTGCCCTCGACGACCACCTCGTGCCGGAGCCGGTTGACGCTGCCGAAGGCGCCGTAGGTGTTGACCAGGTGGAAGGCGTTGAAGGACATGTTCATGCGCTGGTTCCGCGAGAGCATGTTGCGCACCGGCCACCAGCTGAGCACGGCCACCAGGGCGGTCGCGGCGAGCGCGAGCACCTCGAACCAGACCGGGGCCCCGCCCATGGCCCCGTGCGCGGGCAGCCCCAGCGCGTCGGCCATGCGGTCCCCGTCGACGGCGGAGAAGGCGAGGACGATCGTCACCCAGTTGAGCCAGGAGAAGTTGCCGGAGGCGACGAGCCAGAGCTGGGTGCAGATGATCACGCCGGCGGCGACGCTCGCGACGGGCTGCGGGGTGAAGAGGCCGAGCGGCACGACCAGCTGCGCGACGTGGTTGGCGGCCACCTCGACGCGGTGCAGGGGGCGGGGCAGGCGGTGGAAGAACCAGCTCAGCGGGCCCGGCATCGGCTGTGTCTCGTGGTGGTAGTACAGGCACGTCAGGTCCCGCCAGCAGCGGTCCCCGCGCATCTTGATCAGCCCGGCGCCGAACTCGACGCGGAAGAGCAGCCAGCGCATCAGCCACAGCACCAGCACCGGCGGGCCGGTCCGGGCGTTGCCGAGGAAGACGGCGAGGAAGCCCGCCTCCAGCAGCAGCGACTCCCAGCCGAAGGCGTACCAGGTCTGGCCGACATTGACGATCGACAGGTACATCACCCACAGGGCGGCCCACATCAGCACCGACGTCCACAGCGGCACCGCGTCCGCGGCGCCCGCGAGGACCGCCGCCGAGAGGGCGGCGCCCGCCCAGGCCCAGGCGGCGAAGAAGCGGTCGGAGTAGTGCAGCACGAAGACGCCCGGGGCGCGGAGGAAGGGCAGGCCGCGCACGTGGCGCGGTACGGGCAGCATGCCGCGCTCGCCGATGAGCGCGCGGAACTGGAGGGCGGCCGTGAGGAAGGCGGTCAGGTAGACGGCGGCGAGCGCGCGCTGCACCACCAGCCGGCTCAGCCAGTACCCGGAGACCGTGAACCACTCCATGGCGTATCCGTACCACCCTGGAGCGTGCAGTCACATCGAAGAAACGGGCAAAAGGTGTCAGAGTAGCTCTATGGTTGATCGGGGAGCGACGCCTGCCGCCGTGCCGGCCGGATCGGTGCCGGACGACTGGCCCGCTCGCCCGGAGCGGTGCGCCGCCCTCAACCGCGTCGGCACCTTCGACTGGGACCTCGTCAGCGGCAGGCTCCACCTGGACGGGACCGCCCTGGAGGTGCTCAACGTCCCCCCGGGCCGGTTCGAGGGCAGGATCACCGACCTCACCGGCCGGCTGCCGCGCGCCGACGCCTCCGGGCTCGACGCCCTCGTCTCCCGCGCCCTGAAGGACGGCAGCGAGACCTACGGCGCCTACTACCGGGTCCGCGCCGACGACGACTCCCTGCGCTGGACCTACACCCAGGGCCGCATCCAGCGCGACGACCAGGGCCGCCCCTGCCGCATCGTCGGCATCGTCCGCGACGCCACCG from Streptomyces albireticuli carries:
- a CDS encoding FAD-dependent monooxygenase yields the protein MRTSDDIPARDGRTRAVVLGGGMAGLLAAAVLVRHVDEVVVVDRDRMPEGPLPRKGLPQARHAHLLMSGGARAVESLLPGTLDGWVSAGARRLALPTGLVALGPGGWFPRWPGTQYLLACTRDLLDLVVRARVLALPGIVLREGTEAVALLGDVRRVTGVRVRDAGTGAGGTLEADLVVDASGRGSRAARRLTELGLPVVHEETVDSGLVYATRIFQAPPESERFPVVSVQADPRRRRPGQGAVLVPVEGGRWLVTTSGTRGGEPSGEAGEFEPFLRALRDPLIADLVARAEPLTDVALTRSTVNRRRFFERLPAPPDGFVALGDALATFNPVYGQGLSVAARSAVVLRDTLALRSVRAPGLAPDLQRRVARAASGPWDLATGEDINYPGAIGAPPPAATRLLRGYVQRLMRTATGDPVVLKALMDVMTLSAPMTELLRPSVALCVARGPGRAGRRGGPPITAAELALCGLPPR
- a CDS encoding lipase maturation factor family protein, which codes for MEWFTVSGYWLSRLVVQRALAAVYLTAFLTAALQFRALIGERGMLPVPRHVRGLPFLRAPGVFVLHYSDRFFAAWAWAGAALSAAVLAGAADAVPLWTSVLMWAALWVMYLSIVNVGQTWYAFGWESLLLEAGFLAVFLGNARTGPPVLVLWLMRWLLFRVEFGAGLIKMRGDRCWRDLTCLYYHHETQPMPGPLSWFFHRLPRPLHRVEVAANHVAQLVVPLGLFTPQPVASVAAGVIICTQLWLVASGNFSWLNWVTIVLAFSAVDGDRMADALGLPAHGAMGGAPVWFEVLALAATALVAVLSWWPVRNMLSRNQRMNMSFNAFHLVNTYGAFGSVNRLRHEVVVEGTDTAEVGPGTVWREYGFKGKPGDPRRLPRQFAPYHLRLDWMMWFAGISPAYAQSWFGPFVERLLEGDRDTLRLLRHNPFPGAPPTYVRARVYLYRFTTWRELRATGAWWHRTLEREFLPPVALRR